The following proteins are co-located in the Verrucomicrobiota bacterium genome:
- a CDS encoding matrixin family metalloprotease, whose protein sequence is MGMRRTLFCVVVCLCCGSVASAYTLRHDASGRTLRWPGSLLPIEYRVGFSGSVGQDEVLTGAVVRALESWNRVSGSYLQFRYAGRTRVDRAAPDGVNCVIWVTSGWRHRPDAIAYATPRKDASGRIVETDIEINAQHVAWSTQGVLNAFDVQNAVTHEGGHAAGLAHSLDSTGATMFPIIKLGEVFKRSLDGDDIDAIQALYPIVGSELVVYEPAVEADALRPLRTGLLREGAGDTPAITLRADADGDGISEFGLFRRGPQPSFSMVSLAEDVEQPALVAYDEWEVPSGEVEDATAIDIDGDGLDELLVLKAGVEQAAREVVVYDMLAWGDLNEAQARPPVARDAWRIPEGGPVLAVFTVRRPSGSSLAVVRATAEGVLELVLSTPPRRGDSTEQDAARGTSETVFLPRGFTSTDIDAADLNGDGIDEIVVLDQTGEQATVRIYALALDARAPVLMLALRHTLPVPLADGERALGLVGVDLDGTGVDRLGIVHGETR, encoded by the coding sequence ATGGGTATGCGAAGGACCCTGTTCTGCGTCGTTGTGTGCTTGTGCTGTGGCTCGGTTGCATCGGCGTACACGCTCCGGCACGACGCGAGTGGCCGGACACTGCGCTGGCCTGGTTCACTGCTGCCGATTGAGTACCGGGTCGGCTTCAGCGGCTCGGTCGGGCAGGACGAGGTGCTCACGGGCGCCGTGGTGCGTGCGCTCGAGTCGTGGAACCGTGTGTCCGGCTCCTATCTGCAGTTCCGCTACGCAGGCCGTACGCGGGTTGACCGGGCCGCGCCCGACGGTGTGAACTGCGTCATCTGGGTCACGAGCGGCTGGCGGCACCGCCCGGACGCCATTGCCTACGCGACGCCCAGGAAGGATGCCTCGGGCCGCATCGTCGAAACCGATATCGAGATCAACGCTCAACATGTCGCCTGGTCCACTCAAGGCGTCCTCAACGCATTCGACGTGCAGAACGCGGTCACGCACGAGGGCGGCCACGCGGCCGGCTTGGCGCACTCGCTCGACTCGACCGGGGCGACGATGTTCCCGATCATCAAGCTCGGCGAGGTGTTCAAGCGCTCGCTCGACGGCGACGACATAGACGCCATCCAGGCGCTCTATCCCATTGTCGGCAGCGAACTGGTGGTCTACGAGCCGGCGGTGGAGGCCGACGCCCTGCGCCCGCTGCGCACGGGGCTGTTGCGCGAGGGTGCAGGAGACACGCCGGCGATCACGTTGCGCGCGGACGCGGATGGCGACGGGATCAGCGAGTTCGGCCTGTTCCGCAGGGGCCCGCAGCCGAGCTTCAGTATGGTCAGTCTGGCCGAAGACGTTGAGCAGCCAGCCTTGGTCGCCTACGACGAGTGGGAGGTGCCGTCGGGCGAGGTCGAGGACGCCACGGCCATCGACATCGACGGCGACGGCCTCGATGAGCTTCTTGTGCTCAAGGCCGGTGTTGAGCAGGCAGCCCGAGAAGTAGTCGTCTACGACATGCTTGCCTGGGGCGACCTGAACGAGGCACAGGCGCGGCCGCCCGTGGCGCGCGACGCTTGGCGCATCCCGGAGGGTGGTCCTGTGCTCGCCGTCTTCACCGTGCGCCGTCCCAGCGGCTCGAGCCTCGCGGTGGTCCGGGCCACGGCCGAGGGTGTGCTGGAGCTGGTGCTCTCGACGCCGCCGCGCCGCGGCGATTCAACCGAGCAAGACGCCGCACGCGGTACAAGCGAGACCGTGTTCCTGCCGCGCGGCTTTACGTCTACCGATATTGATGCCGCTGACTTGAATGGCGACGGCATCGACGAGATTGTCGTGCTCGACCAGACCGGCGAGCAGGCCACGGTGCGCATCTACGCGCTCGCGCTCGATGCGCGGGCACCCGTGCTGATGCTCGCGCTGCGGCACACGTTGCCGGTGCCTTTGGCCGACGGGGAGCGGGCGTTGGGGCTCGTAGGCGTCGATCTCGACGGCACGGGCGTCGATCGCCTTGGCATCGTGCACGGCGAGACGCGGTAA
- a CDS encoding class II aldolase/adducin family protein: MLEKLKAEICELNRQLLRWGLVVWTSGNVSGIERDKGLVAIKPSGVAFDELTPDAIALVDLDGRQVEGPFKASVDSASHLVVYRRMRHVGGIAHTHSTYATAFAAAARPIPPVLTAIADEFGGPVPVGAYCEIGGEQIGEELVRSIGDSPAILLKNHGVFTVGPTPEAALKAAVMVEDVARTVALAEQLDKGGLAEIPPEEIARAHNRYMKKYGRQN; the protein is encoded by the coding sequence ATGCTCGAGAAGCTCAAAGCCGAGATCTGCGAGCTCAACCGCCAACTGCTTCGGTGGGGCCTCGTCGTCTGGACCAGCGGCAACGTGAGCGGCATAGAGCGCGACAAGGGGCTCGTCGCCATCAAGCCGAGCGGCGTCGCGTTCGACGAGCTGACACCCGACGCCATCGCGCTGGTCGACCTCGACGGCCGGCAGGTCGAGGGGCCGTTCAAGGCATCCGTTGACTCCGCGTCGCACCTGGTCGTCTACCGCCGAATGCGGCACGTCGGCGGTATCGCGCATACGCATTCGACCTATGCCACCGCGTTCGCCGCCGCCGCGCGGCCCATCCCGCCGGTGCTCACCGCCATCGCCGACGAGTTTGGCGGTCCCGTGCCCGTCGGCGCCTACTGCGAGATCGGCGGTGAACAGATCGGTGAAGAGCTTGTCCGCTCGATCGGCGACTCGCCGGCAATTCTTCTGAAGAACCACGGCGTGTTCACCGTCGGCCCGACACCGGAAGCCGCGCTCAAGGCCGCCGTGATGGTCGAGGACGTCGCCCGGACCGTGGCCCTCGCCGAACAGCTCGACAAAGGCGGCCTCGCCGAGATCCCACCCGAGGAAATCGCCCGCGCCCACAATCGTTACATGAAGAAGTACGGCCGGCAGAATTGA
- a CDS encoding ABC transporter ATP-binding protein, translating to MTHASENNQAIVVEKLGKCFRLRKERDRTLKGTLLGVLRGRGVRNDLWALKDVNLSIRKGETFGIIGANGAGKSTLLGVLAGTIRPTEGRIDVAGRISSLLELGAGFHPDLTGRENVYLNASILGLPKATINAKFDDIVRFAGLAEFIDSPVKHYSSGMYVRLGFAVAVEVDPDVLLVDEVLAVGDEAFRKKCLGKIAEFQRAGKTIVVVSHDLDTVSKTCSRVMLLGEGRVLELGEPQAVVEEYKRLGLQQQDDVYRREWGTRAAEITDVQIVDATGAPAERFRSGETMRVRIRYEAHEPIADPVFGFSVADFQGKLCYGSNTAITGTSLGTIDGTGGVELTIEPLNLLRGKFFLSLALHSPDHQTHFHRLDHAWTFWVVSDSKAEGFVELRNTWRCLDEAT from the coding sequence ATGACGCATGCATCGGAGAACAACCAGGCGATCGTCGTCGAGAAACTCGGCAAGTGCTTCCGCCTGCGCAAGGAGCGCGACCGCACGCTCAAAGGCACGTTGCTCGGCGTCCTGCGCGGGCGCGGCGTGCGCAACGACCTCTGGGCACTCAAGGACGTCAACCTCAGCATCCGCAAGGGCGAGACGTTCGGCATTATCGGCGCCAACGGCGCGGGCAAATCAACCTTGCTCGGCGTGCTCGCCGGCACGATCCGGCCCACCGAGGGGCGGATCGACGTCGCGGGCCGCATCTCGAGCCTGCTCGAGCTTGGCGCCGGCTTCCATCCCGACCTGACGGGCCGCGAGAACGTCTACCTCAACGCGTCGATCCTCGGCCTGCCCAAGGCGACCATCAACGCGAAGTTCGACGACATCGTGCGCTTCGCCGGCTTGGCCGAGTTCATCGACAGCCCGGTCAAGCACTACTCGTCGGGCATGTATGTGCGGCTCGGGTTCGCCGTCGCCGTCGAGGTCGATCCCGACGTGCTGCTCGTCGATGAGGTGCTTGCCGTCGGCGACGAGGCGTTCAGGAAGAAGTGCCTCGGCAAGATCGCCGAGTTCCAGCGCGCGGGCAAGACGATCGTCGTGGTCAGCCACGACCTCGACACGGTCAGCAAGACCTGCTCACGCGTCATGCTGCTCGGCGAGGGCCGCGTGCTCGAGCTCGGCGAGCCCCAAGCCGTCGTCGAGGAGTACAAGCGACTCGGCCTCCAGCAGCAGGACGACGTCTACCGCCGAGAGTGGGGCACGCGCGCCGCCGAGATCACCGACGTGCAGATCGTCGACGCCACCGGCGCGCCCGCCGAACGGTTCCGTTCGGGCGAGACCATGCGTGTGCGCATCCGCTACGAGGCGCACGAGCCAATCGCCGACCCCGTGTTCGGTTTCAGCGTGGCCGACTTCCAGGGCAAGCTCTGCTATGGCTCGAACACAGCGATCACCGGGACCAGTCTCGGAACTATCGATGGTACGGGCGGCGTCGAGCTGACGATCGAGCCGCTTAACCTCCTGCGCGGTAAGTTCTTCCTGTCGCTCGCCCTCCACAGCCCCGACCACCAGACCCACTTCCACCGCCTCGACCACGCCTGGACCTTCTGGGTCGTCAGCGACTCGAAGGCCGAGGGCTTCGTCGAGCTGCGGAACACTTGGCGTTGCCTCGACGAGGCCACGTAG
- a CDS encoding OmpA family protein produces MRNRITVLLQVLLVGCLAFSLIGCRKKTTETDGMPYENVGEIEISEDFIISNDAWIEPAEMGGETASIYKTVYFELDKSTIRAEFQPVLEAIADDLKANPKRFVRATGHCCDLGTNEYNFSLGERRAESVRVYLVALGIDAGRVRTLSKGEEEPAAPNTDAQRELNRRVEFGLYDRE; encoded by the coding sequence ATGCGGAACAGAATCACGGTGTTGCTCCAGGTGCTGCTCGTCGGCTGTCTTGCGTTTAGCCTCATCGGCTGCCGCAAGAAGACGACTGAGACGGACGGGATGCCGTACGAGAACGTCGGCGAGATCGAGATCTCCGAGGACTTCATCATCAGCAATGACGCCTGGATTGAGCCCGCCGAGATGGGCGGCGAGACGGCGTCGATCTACAAGACGGTCTACTTCGAGCTCGACAAGAGCACGATCCGGGCCGAGTTCCAGCCCGTGCTCGAGGCGATCGCCGATGACCTCAAGGCGAACCCGAAGCGCTTCGTGCGCGCCACGGGCCATTGCTGTGATCTTGGCACGAACGAGTACAACTTCAGCCTCGGCGAGCGCCGCGCCGAGAGCGTGCGTGTCTACCTCGTCGCGCTCGGCATCGATGCGGGCCGCGTCCGCACCCTGAGCAAGGGAGAGGAAGAGCCTGCGGCGCCCAACACCGACGCGCAGCGTGAGCTCAACCGCCGTGTCGAGTTCGGGCTCTACGACCGCGAGTAG
- the alr gene encoding alanine racemase, with translation MSATADGRLVRTWAEIDLDALRHNVRTVRTLVGTATRLLATVKADAYGHGYERISRTLVEEGVDFLGVANVVEALQVSETLNHTGRPVRIMTLGANLPDEMDAVIANGFVPLVCSWDEAAAYSARAAAAGVTLDVHVKIDTGMGRIGLWHEGCVNEIERIAALPNLRLEGVATHFPSADEEDQAFSHEQLDVFNAVLAAIEARGVHVALRHAANSSAIAHLPESRFNMVRPGLVLYGHHPSAHLAEQHHLDVRPVLALKTRVVFVKDVGPGRTISYGRTFTAPGPIRVATLAIGYGDGYSRELSNRGEVLIAGRRARILGTVTMDQTMVDVTSIPETRVGGEAVLIGRQGGEAITVAELAAQIGTIPYIVTCSISKRVIRRYIEHP, from the coding sequence ATGAGCGCGACAGCCGATGGGCGTCTCGTGCGGACCTGGGCTGAGATCGATCTCGACGCCCTGCGCCACAACGTGCGCACGGTGCGGACGCTTGTCGGCACCGCAACGCGCCTCCTCGCCACGGTCAAGGCCGACGCCTACGGCCACGGGTACGAGCGGATCAGCCGCACGCTCGTCGAGGAGGGCGTCGACTTCCTCGGCGTGGCCAACGTGGTCGAGGCGCTCCAGGTCAGCGAGACGCTGAACCACACGGGCCGGCCCGTGCGCATCATGACGCTCGGCGCCAACCTGCCCGACGAAATGGACGCGGTGATCGCCAACGGTTTCGTACCGCTCGTCTGCTCGTGGGACGAGGCCGCCGCCTACAGCGCCCGGGCCGCCGCGGCGGGTGTCACGCTCGACGTCCACGTCAAGATCGACACCGGCATGGGCCGCATCGGCCTGTGGCACGAGGGCTGCGTCAACGAGATCGAGCGCATCGCCGCGCTGCCCAACCTGCGGCTCGAGGGCGTGGCGACACACTTCCCCTCGGCCGACGAGGAAGACCAGGCATTCAGCCACGAGCAGCTTGACGTGTTCAATGCCGTGCTGGCCGCGATCGAGGCGCGCGGTGTGCACGTCGCGCTGCGCCATGCAGCCAACTCGAGCGCCATCGCCCACCTGCCCGAGAGCCGCTTCAACATGGTCCGGCCCGGTCTCGTGCTGTACGGCCACCACCCGTCGGCGCATCTGGCCGAGCAGCACCACCTCGACGTGCGGCCCGTACTCGCGCTCAAGACGCGCGTCGTCTTTGTCAAGGACGTCGGACCCGGCCGCACGATCAGCTATGGCCGCACGTTCACGGCGCCCGGGCCGATCCGAGTCGCCACGCTCGCCATCGGCTACGGCGACGGCTACTCGCGCGAGCTGTCGAACCGCGGCGAGGTGCTCATCGCCGGCCGTCGCGCGCGCATCCTGGGCACGGTTACCATGGACCAGACCATGGTGGACGTGACGAGCATTCCCGAGACCCGCGTCGGCGGTGAGGCGGTCCTCATCGGCCGCCAGGGCGGCGAGGCGATCACCGTCGCCGAGCTCGCCGCCCAGATCGGTACCATCCCCTATATCGTCACCTGCTCGATCAGCAAACGCGTCATTCGCCGCTACATCGAGCACCCTTGA
- a CDS encoding MotA/TolQ/ExbB proton channel family protein: MPILESFKYSDLFGKLILIVLFAFSVFAWSVILRKYLAFRQAQIASRSFQSTYRKFSKEPLQLIDQEIYLDECPFFEIADCALDSLHEEVERRGKNPHVKVPLSTVEAIEKRLDRAISDETLKLERGLNLLATAASACPLIGLLGTVWGVLIAFKKVQMEMSTGIATISSGIWTALSTTVVGLLVAIPSLVMYNWMTTIIRRFETEMENFASEVLEDIERRYVEPS; this comes from the coding sequence ATGCCCATTCTCGAATCCTTCAAATACTCCGATCTGTTCGGCAAGCTGATCCTGATCGTGCTGTTTGCGTTCTCGGTCTTTGCCTGGTCGGTCATCCTGCGCAAGTACCTCGCGTTCCGCCAGGCGCAGATCGCCTCGCGCTCGTTCCAAAGCACGTACCGCAAGTTCAGCAAAGAGCCGCTCCAGCTTATCGACCAGGAGATCTACCTCGACGAGTGCCCGTTCTTTGAGATCGCCGATTGCGCGCTCGACTCGCTCCACGAGGAGGTTGAGCGGCGCGGCAAGAATCCGCACGTCAAGGTGCCCCTCTCGACGGTCGAGGCGATCGAGAAGCGCCTGGACCGCGCGATCAGCGACGAGACGCTCAAGCTCGAGCGCGGCCTCAACCTGCTCGCGACGGCCGCGAGCGCGTGTCCGCTCATCGGGCTGCTCGGTACGGTCTGGGGCGTCCTGATCGCCTTCAAGAAGGTCCAGATGGAGATGTCGACCGGGATCGCGACCATCAGCTCCGGCATCTGGACCGCGCTGAGCACGACGGTCGTCGGCCTGCTCGTGGCGATCCCGTCGCTTGTGATGTACAACTGGATGACGACGATTATCCGCCGCTTCGAGACCGAGATGGAAAACTTTGCCAGTGAAGTGCTCGAAGACATCGAGCGCCGCTACGTCGAACCCTCGTGA
- a CDS encoding biopolymer transporter ExbD: MRRSRSKRPRPELNATINVTNMVDVMLTILLVFMIITPVLEHSLRLQLPEAGIKELSDPAQMTVEIARDRSLYVNEQPVQLDALVRVLSLNPHVAVNVKGDAGISYQDLMNVLDAVRAAGVKRIGLATEVKVDR; this comes from the coding sequence ATGCGCCGGTCGAGAAGCAAACGCCCCAGACCCGAACTCAACGCGACGATCAACGTCACAAACATGGTCGACGTGATGCTCACGATCCTCCTGGTCTTCATGATCATCACGCCCGTGCTCGAGCACAGCCTGCGGCTCCAGCTCCCCGAGGCAGGCATCAAAGAGCTGAGCGACCCGGCGCAGATGACCGTGGAGATCGCGCGCGACAGGAGTCTCTACGTGAACGAGCAGCCGGTCCAGCTCGACGCGCTCGTGCGTGTCCTGAGCTTGAACCCTCATGTCGCTGTCAACGTCAAAGGCGATGCAGGGATCTCGTATCAGGACCTTATGAATGTACTCGACGCTGTTCGCGCTGCTGGCGTGAAGCGTATCGGCCTGGCAACTGAGGTGAAGGTGGACCGATGA
- a CDS encoding PD40 domain-containing protein, whose amino-acid sequence MRTRLLSTLCLAVLVCLPGFVHGARDLIIVTKGPHDKAKIALLDFTEDGQRVKAELSRELTSALRFDMDNCGYYRVIDDPANTQSAKLEYWRGLGATLLFQTDYRRAGDSLTVQVQVQDTGSGRVLLSRRVKGSAEGRRRLVHALSEEILKTLVGVEGIARTQIAFIKENPDGGKDLYLIDYDGHNLRRVTKDKGVAVSPDWAPDGKAIYYTSMHKGDPDLYRIDIRRGQRVAVATYPGLNYAAAVSPDGKKIALVLSRSGTPDVYTMDTDGRNLTRLTRSVGRLSTCPVWSHDGQRIAYVSNVEGGPQLYVMNADGTGQRRLLTGYREMTSLDWAPSAKHGDLIAFSAKTQGRRQIFVVDLKTGKVKQLTFDAANHEDPNFAPDGRHIIYVREPRSGAMDLYMLDVFDPKPVQITRFPGNESYPAWSPTGY is encoded by the coding sequence ATGCGAACCAGACTGCTTTCGACCCTGTGCCTGGCGGTGCTCGTCTGCTTGCCGGGCTTTGTCCACGGCGCCCGCGATCTGATCATCGTCACGAAGGGCCCCCACGATAAGGCCAAGATCGCCCTGCTCGATTTCACCGAGGACGGGCAGCGCGTCAAGGCGGAGCTGAGCCGCGAGTTGACAAGCGCGCTGCGTTTCGACATGGACAACTGCGGCTACTACAGGGTCATCGACGACCCGGCCAACACACAGTCAGCCAAGCTCGAGTACTGGCGCGGGCTGGGGGCAACGCTGCTGTTCCAGACCGACTACCGCCGCGCCGGCGATTCGCTCACCGTCCAGGTCCAGGTCCAGGATACCGGCTCGGGCCGCGTGCTGCTCAGCCGCCGGGTCAAGGGCTCGGCCGAGGGACGCCGCCGCCTCGTCCACGCGCTCAGCGAAGAGATACTCAAGACCCTGGTCGGTGTCGAGGGCATCGCGCGGACGCAGATCGCGTTCATCAAGGAGAACCCGGACGGCGGCAAGGACCTGTACCTGATCGACTATGACGGCCACAACCTGCGGCGCGTCACCAAGGACAAGGGTGTGGCGGTCTCGCCCGACTGGGCGCCCGACGGCAAAGCCATTTACTACACCTCGATGCACAAAGGCGATCCAGACCTGTACCGCATCGACATCCGGCGCGGTCAGCGCGTCGCCGTGGCCACCTACCCCGGCCTGAACTACGCCGCGGCGGTGTCTCCCGACGGGAAGAAGATCGCCCTCGTCCTGAGCCGCAGCGGCACGCCCGACGTCTACACGATGGACACCGACGGCAGGAACCTGACCCGGCTCACGCGCAGTGTCGGCCGGCTCTCGACCTGCCCGGTCTGGTCGCACGACGGGCAGCGCATCGCCTACGTTTCCAACGTCGAGGGCGGGCCGCAGCTCTACGTCATGAACGCCGACGGCACCGGTCAGCGCCGGCTGCTCACGGGCTACCGCGAGATGACCTCGCTCGACTGGGCGCCCTCGGCCAAGCACGGTGACCTCATCGCGTTCAGCGCCAAGACTCAGGGCCGTCGGCAGATCTTCGTCGTCGACCTGAAGACCGGCAAGGTCAAGCAGCTCACGTTCGACGCGGCCAACCACGAGGACCCGAACTTCGCCCCCGACGGACGGCACATCATCTACGTGCGCGAGCCGCGCTCGGGCGCGATGGACCTCTATATGCTCGACGTGTTCGACCCGAAGCCCGTGCAGATCACGAGGTTCCCGGGCAACGAGTCGTACCCGGCTTGGTCGCCTACCGGCTATTAG
- a CDS encoding LysM peptidoglycan-binding domain-containing protein has translation MRGDIRRLEQDLEALDAEIRRSNDMMRTELAALESSISQLDGKSADRVAAAKQELAGEINKLEERRVADRNALNKKMDWLVDQLKKISGTSSGPSNGAVSEGMRTEKGFEYVIKDGDTVWKIASTFREKYGTTVEAILKANGLDANSIIRPGDTLFIPIRD, from the coding sequence ATGCGCGGCGACATCAGGCGGCTCGAGCAGGACCTCGAGGCGCTCGATGCCGAGATCAGGCGCTCCAACGACATGATGCGTACCGAGCTCGCTGCGCTCGAGAGCTCGATCAGCCAGCTTGACGGCAAGTCGGCCGACCGCGTGGCCGCCGCCAAGCAGGAGCTCGCCGGCGAGATCAACAAGCTCGAGGAACGGCGGGTCGCCGACAGGAACGCGCTCAATAAAAAGATGGACTGGCTGGTCGACCAGCTCAAGAAGATCTCGGGCACTTCGAGCGGTCCGTCCAACGGAGCCGTCTCGGAAGGCATGCGCACCGAGAAGGGCTTCGAGTATGTGATCAAGGACGGCGACACGGTCTGGAAGATCGCCTCGACGTTCCGCGAAAAGTACGGCACAACGGTCGAGGCCATTCTCAAGGCCAATGGCCTGGACGCCAACAGCATCATCCGGCCCGGCGACACGCTCTTCATCCCAATCAGGGACTGA
- a CDS encoding TonB family protein, producing MTPRQSFLLSLGIHVGLVIVLLVAGVLLAQRFLRPKPVEVNLLQTLAPGPDEGQGAQEEQEQPKPTPEKDPKIVERRIPEEVTYDPNKQIDFSNVPEVKSETPKPYEPEPVPDGGGDDLPPGGGTYKALIHTACYRNWTPPPLGALGRPRPSTEVQIVVERTGRILSHRITRASGNAEFDRTVVEAIDLSNPLPAFPPEIKGAQQTFGILFNLPEG from the coding sequence ATGACGCCGAGACAGTCGTTTCTGCTCTCACTCGGCATCCACGTCGGGCTGGTCATCGTGCTCCTCGTCGCCGGCGTCCTGCTTGCGCAGCGATTCCTGCGACCGAAGCCGGTCGAGGTCAATCTGCTCCAGACTCTCGCGCCCGGCCCGGACGAAGGCCAGGGCGCCCAGGAAGAACAGGAGCAACCGAAGCCCACGCCGGAGAAGGATCCGAAGATCGTCGAACGCCGGATCCCCGAGGAGGTCACCTACGACCCAAACAAGCAGATCGATTTCAGCAATGTCCCCGAGGTCAAGAGCGAGACCCCCAAGCCGTACGAGCCCGAGCCCGTCCCCGACGGTGGTGGCGACGACCTGCCGCCCGGGGGCGGTACATACAAGGCTCTTATCCACACGGCCTGCTACCGAAACTGGACCCCGCCCCCGCTTGGCGCACTCGGACGGCCCCGGCCGAGCACAGAGGTCCAGATCGTCGTCGAGCGTACCGGCCGGATTCTGAGCCACAGAATCACGCGCGCTTCCGGCAACGCCGAGTTCGACCGCACGGTGGTCGAGGCGATCGACCTGTCTAACCCGCTTCCGGCGTTCCCACCCGAGATCAAAGGCGCGCAGCAAACCTTCGGCATCCTCTTCAATCTCCCGGAAGGCTAA
- a CDS encoding shikimate kinase — protein MGARTNIVLFGFMGTGKTCVGQAVAERLGMTYVDLDDLIEAREGTTISAIFATKREPYFRRIEAEVANEAAKFERHVIATGGGVVLHADNVRVLEATGVGICLNASAEVIYERVKEQTHRPLLAVNDPLARIRTLLAHRAPFYARVSHQIDTTGSPVEAVVDEVVAIWQRESQ, from the coding sequence GTGGGCGCCAGGACAAACATCGTGCTGTTCGGCTTCATGGGCACGGGCAAGACGTGCGTTGGCCAAGCCGTGGCCGAACGGCTTGGGATGACCTACGTCGATCTCGATGACCTGATCGAGGCGCGCGAGGGCACGACGATCTCGGCGATCTTCGCCACCAAACGCGAGCCGTACTTCCGCCGCATCGAGGCTGAAGTGGCCAACGAGGCGGCCAAGTTCGAACGGCACGTGATCGCCACAGGCGGCGGGGTGGTGCTCCATGCGGACAACGTCCGCGTGCTCGAAGCGACCGGTGTGGGCATCTGCCTCAACGCCTCGGCCGAGGTGATCTACGAACGGGTGAAGGAGCAGACACACCGTCCGCTGTTGGCCGTCAATGACCCACTGGCCAGAATCCGCACGCTGCTGGCGCACCGGGCACCTTTCTACGCCAGAGTCAGCCACCAGATCGATACCACCGGCAGCCCTGTCGAGGCGGTCGTGGATGAGGTCGTGGCGATCTGGCAGCGGGAGTCGCAGTGA
- a CDS encoding PTS sugar transporter subunit IIA, protein MHLADFIRPEAVFFRLQSRTKEAALDAMVSACCSAEGIACFDEVRRAVFEREADRSTGIGRGLAVPHCRSDEVDDFSIGIAVLREGIDWDALDGELVRFIFLVIGPSNKPETYLQLLSQISRIMRVPDATTRLLAAATPEQVINTIAEL, encoded by the coding sequence TTGCATCTAGCGGATTTCATCAGACCGGAAGCGGTGTTCTTTCGCCTCCAATCACGTACCAAGGAAGCGGCGCTCGACGCCATGGTCAGCGCTTGCTGCTCTGCCGAGGGCATCGCCTGCTTCGATGAAGTGCGCCGCGCCGTGTTCGAACGCGAGGCCGACCGCTCCACCGGCATCGGCCGCGGGCTGGCCGTGCCCCACTGCCGCTCCGATGAGGTGGACGACTTCTCGATCGGCATCGCCGTGCTCAGGGAGGGCATCGACTGGGACGCCCTCGACGGTGAGCTCGTCCGCTTCATCTTCCTCGTCATCGGCCCGAGCAACAAGCCGGAGACCTACCTCCAACTGCTCAGCCAGATCTCGCGCATCATGCGCGTACCCGATGCAACCACACGCCTCCTGGCCGCCGCCACCCCCGAGCAAGTCATAAACACCATCGCCGAGCTCTAG
- a CDS encoding DUF362 domain-containing protein: MSRGISRREFIRSTGALGLGLCALGGVGGCLGKKGSPDVESQGRTQRTGGLADKVAVVRGTDYGAATRKAVEALGGMGAVVKSGDVVVVKPNIAWISRPELGACTHPDVVAALVSMAREAGAKQVKVFDRPCHPAVSTYDTSGIKAAAQAAGADVIFMRDNGYIDLDVPRGKALTRWPVYRDFIEADVIINTPVAKVHGSTHVTLAIKNLMGVAGGNRGTWHSDIHQKLADWLSALPCDLTVIDATRPMMRSGPTGGSSHDLERRDLVVAARDIVAADAWVTKEVFAMDFDRVRFVKFADEMGLGRLDTAGRVVMLDA, from the coding sequence ATGAGCCGAGGAATATCGCGTCGCGAGTTCATTCGGAGCACCGGGGCGCTCGGTCTCGGCCTGTGCGCCTTGGGCGGCGTCGGCGGCTGCTTGGGCAAGAAGGGTTCGCCGGACGTTGAAAGCCAGGGCCGCACGCAACGCACGGGCGGATTGGCCGACAAAGTCGCGGTCGTCAGAGGCACCGACTACGGCGCGGCCACGCGCAAGGCCGTCGAGGCGCTCGGCGGCATGGGTGCGGTGGTCAAGTCGGGTGATGTGGTCGTGGTCAAGCCGAACATCGCCTGGATCTCGCGTCCCGAGCTCGGCGCGTGCACGCATCCGGACGTTGTCGCCGCACTGGTGTCCATGGCGCGCGAGGCCGGCGCGAAGCAGGTTAAGGTCTTCGACCGTCCCTGCCATCCGGCGGTCAGCACCTATGACACAAGCGGCATCAAGGCAGCGGCTCAAGCCGCCGGGGCCGACGTGATTTTCATGCGCGACAACGGCTACATCGACCTCGACGTGCCACGCGGCAAGGCGCTCACACGCTGGCCCGTCTACCGCGACTTCATCGAAGCCGACGTGATCATCAACACGCCCGTGGCCAAGGTACACGGCTCGACGCACGTCACCCTGGCGATCAAGAACCTCATGGGCGTCGCCGGCGGCAACCGCGGCACGTGGCATTCGGATATCCACCAGAAGCTCGCCGACTGGCTCTCGGCGCTGCCGTGCGACCTCACGGTCATCGACGCCACACGCCCCATGATGCGGAGCGGCCCCACCGGCGGCAGCTCCCACGACCTCGAACGCCGCGACCTCGTCGTCGCGGCACGCGACATCGTCGCTGCGGATGCCTGGGTCACAAAAGAGGTCTTCGCGATGGACTTCGACCGGGTGCGCTTCGTCAAGTTCGCCGATGAGATGGGGCTCGGCCGCCTCGACACGGCCGGCCGTGTCGTAATGCTCGACGCGTAA